One window from the genome of Alnus glutinosa chromosome 13, dhAlnGlut1.1, whole genome shotgun sequence encodes:
- the LOC133853975 gene encoding probable cinnamyl alcohol dehydrogenase 1 isoform X1 → MPYFISLSTMSSLSANDDCLGWAARDVSGVLSPYNFSRRGLESDDVSIKITHCGVCYADVGWTRNKRGDSKYPLVPGHEIAGIVKEVGSNVHRFKVGDHVGVGTYVNSCRDCEYCNDGQEVVCAKGCVFTFNGVDADGSITKGGYSSYIVVHERYCFRIPDNYPLASAAPLLCAGITVYAPMVRHKMNQPGKSLGVIGLGGLGHMAVKFGKAFGLNVTVLSTSLSKKEEALSLLGADRFVVSSDQEQMKALDKSFDFLIDTASGDHPFDLYMSLLKISGVLVLVGFPSEVKFSPASLNMGLRTISGSLTGGTKVTQEMIDFCAAQNIYPNIEVIPIQYANEALERLIKKDVKYRFVIDIENSLK, encoded by the exons ATgccttattttatttctcta TCAACAATGAGCTCCTTGAGTGCAAATGATGACTGCCTTGGATGGGCTGCAAGAGATGTATCTGGAGTTTTATCACCTTACAACTTCAGCCGTAG GGGTCTTGAAAGTGAtgatgtttcaataaaaatcacACACTGTGGAGTTTGTTATGCTGATGTAGGTTGGACGAGGAATAAACGTGGGGATTCAAAGTATCCTTTAGTGCCTGG ACATGAGATTGCTGGAATTGTGAAAGAGGTTGGTTCCAATGTTCACCGCTTCAAAGTTGGCGACCATGTTGGAGTAGGAACCTATGTAAACTCATGCAGGGATTGTGAGTATTGCAATGATGGACAAGAAGTTGTTTGTGCCAAAGGATGCGTTTTCACTTTTAATGGTGTGGATGCGGATGGTAGTATTACCAAAGGAGGATATTCCAGTTACATTGTTGTCCATGAAAG GTATTGCTTTAGGATACCTGACAACTATCCGTTGGCTTCAGCAGCCCCTTTGCTTTGTGCTGGAATTACAGTGTATGCTCCCATGGTGCGTCACAAGATGAACCAACCTGGTAAATCTCTAGGAGTGATTGGTCTTGGAGGTCTTGGTCACATGGCAGTGAAGTTTGGGAAGGCTTTTGGGTTGAATGTGACTGTGCTCAGCACTAGCTTATCCAAGAAAGAAGAAGCCTTGAGTTTGCTTGGTGCAGACAGATTTGTGGTTTCATCTGACCAAGAGCAGATGAAG GCCCTGGATAAATCTTTCGACTTTCTAATTGACACAGCATCTGGTGATCACCCATTTGATCTCTATATGTCGCTGTTGAAGATTTCTGGTGTTCTAGTCCTGGTGGGGTTCCCAAGTGAAGTCAAATTCAGCCCTGCAAGCCTAAATATGG GTTTGAGAACCATTTCCGGTAGCCTAACAGGTGGTACAAAAGTGACACAAGAAATGATAGACTTCTGTGCTGCTCAGAATATTTACCCAAACATAGAAGTAATTCCAATTCAGTATGCAAATGAAGCTCTCGAGAGGCTAATAAAGAAGGATGTGAAGTACCGGTTTGTGATTGATATTGAGAACTCCCTGAAATGA
- the LOC133853975 gene encoding probable cinnamyl alcohol dehydrogenase 1 isoform X2: MSSLSANDDCLGWAARDVSGVLSPYNFSRRGLESDDVSIKITHCGVCYADVGWTRNKRGDSKYPLVPGHEIAGIVKEVGSNVHRFKVGDHVGVGTYVNSCRDCEYCNDGQEVVCAKGCVFTFNGVDADGSITKGGYSSYIVVHERYCFRIPDNYPLASAAPLLCAGITVYAPMVRHKMNQPGKSLGVIGLGGLGHMAVKFGKAFGLNVTVLSTSLSKKEEALSLLGADRFVVSSDQEQMKALDKSFDFLIDTASGDHPFDLYMSLLKISGVLVLVGFPSEVKFSPASLNMGLRTISGSLTGGTKVTQEMIDFCAAQNIYPNIEVIPIQYANEALERLIKKDVKYRFVIDIENSLK; this comes from the exons ATGAGCTCCTTGAGTGCAAATGATGACTGCCTTGGATGGGCTGCAAGAGATGTATCTGGAGTTTTATCACCTTACAACTTCAGCCGTAG GGGTCTTGAAAGTGAtgatgtttcaataaaaatcacACACTGTGGAGTTTGTTATGCTGATGTAGGTTGGACGAGGAATAAACGTGGGGATTCAAAGTATCCTTTAGTGCCTGG ACATGAGATTGCTGGAATTGTGAAAGAGGTTGGTTCCAATGTTCACCGCTTCAAAGTTGGCGACCATGTTGGAGTAGGAACCTATGTAAACTCATGCAGGGATTGTGAGTATTGCAATGATGGACAAGAAGTTGTTTGTGCCAAAGGATGCGTTTTCACTTTTAATGGTGTGGATGCGGATGGTAGTATTACCAAAGGAGGATATTCCAGTTACATTGTTGTCCATGAAAG GTATTGCTTTAGGATACCTGACAACTATCCGTTGGCTTCAGCAGCCCCTTTGCTTTGTGCTGGAATTACAGTGTATGCTCCCATGGTGCGTCACAAGATGAACCAACCTGGTAAATCTCTAGGAGTGATTGGTCTTGGAGGTCTTGGTCACATGGCAGTGAAGTTTGGGAAGGCTTTTGGGTTGAATGTGACTGTGCTCAGCACTAGCTTATCCAAGAAAGAAGAAGCCTTGAGTTTGCTTGGTGCAGACAGATTTGTGGTTTCATCTGACCAAGAGCAGATGAAG GCCCTGGATAAATCTTTCGACTTTCTAATTGACACAGCATCTGGTGATCACCCATTTGATCTCTATATGTCGCTGTTGAAGATTTCTGGTGTTCTAGTCCTGGTGGGGTTCCCAAGTGAAGTCAAATTCAGCCCTGCAAGCCTAAATATGG GTTTGAGAACCATTTCCGGTAGCCTAACAGGTGGTACAAAAGTGACACAAGAAATGATAGACTTCTGTGCTGCTCAGAATATTTACCCAAACATAGAAGTAATTCCAATTCAGTATGCAAATGAAGCTCTCGAGAGGCTAATAAAGAAGGATGTGAAGTACCGGTTTGTGATTGATATTGAGAACTCCCTGAAATGA
- the LOC133853975 gene encoding probable cinnamyl alcohol dehydrogenase 1 isoform X3 — translation MMTALDGLQEMYLEFYHLTTSAVGWTRNKRGDSKYPLVPGHEIAGIVKEVGSNVHRFKVGDHVGVGTYVNSCRDCEYCNDGQEVVCAKGCVFTFNGVDADGSITKGGYSSYIVVHERYCFRIPDNYPLASAAPLLCAGITVYAPMVRHKMNQPGKSLGVIGLGGLGHMAVKFGKAFGLNVTVLSTSLSKKEEALSLLGADRFVVSSDQEQMKALDKSFDFLIDTASGDHPFDLYMSLLKISGVLVLVGFPSEVKFSPASLNMGLRTISGSLTGGTKVTQEMIDFCAAQNIYPNIEVIPIQYANEALERLIKKDVKYRFVIDIENSLK, via the exons ATGATGACTGCCTTGGATGGGCTGCAAGAGATGTATCTGGAGTTTTATCACCTTACAACTTCAGCCGTAG GTTGGACGAGGAATAAACGTGGGGATTCAAAGTATCCTTTAGTGCCTGG ACATGAGATTGCTGGAATTGTGAAAGAGGTTGGTTCCAATGTTCACCGCTTCAAAGTTGGCGACCATGTTGGAGTAGGAACCTATGTAAACTCATGCAGGGATTGTGAGTATTGCAATGATGGACAAGAAGTTGTTTGTGCCAAAGGATGCGTTTTCACTTTTAATGGTGTGGATGCGGATGGTAGTATTACCAAAGGAGGATATTCCAGTTACATTGTTGTCCATGAAAG GTATTGCTTTAGGATACCTGACAACTATCCGTTGGCTTCAGCAGCCCCTTTGCTTTGTGCTGGAATTACAGTGTATGCTCCCATGGTGCGTCACAAGATGAACCAACCTGGTAAATCTCTAGGAGTGATTGGTCTTGGAGGTCTTGGTCACATGGCAGTGAAGTTTGGGAAGGCTTTTGGGTTGAATGTGACTGTGCTCAGCACTAGCTTATCCAAGAAAGAAGAAGCCTTGAGTTTGCTTGGTGCAGACAGATTTGTGGTTTCATCTGACCAAGAGCAGATGAAG GCCCTGGATAAATCTTTCGACTTTCTAATTGACACAGCATCTGGTGATCACCCATTTGATCTCTATATGTCGCTGTTGAAGATTTCTGGTGTTCTAGTCCTGGTGGGGTTCCCAAGTGAAGTCAAATTCAGCCCTGCAAGCCTAAATATGG GTTTGAGAACCATTTCCGGTAGCCTAACAGGTGGTACAAAAGTGACACAAGAAATGATAGACTTCTGTGCTGCTCAGAATATTTACCCAAACATAGAAGTAATTCCAATTCAGTATGCAAATGAAGCTCTCGAGAGGCTAATAAAGAAGGATGTGAAGTACCGGTTTGTGATTGATATTGAGAACTCCCTGAAATGA